A genomic window from Spiroplasma endosymbiont of Labia minor includes:
- a CDS encoding PolC-type DNA polymerase III, protein MDELLKVVFKNYDLSLTPDEEKYFHFATIAEPYFSKTKNKLVFIFNVKNFLPIELIGKLENSFKSNSKIPASIKINVENNNNLTEDILWNFMIYIKEKKAEVKDGFVQLLNRNSFVYDENNKLILISTKNKTVNDFLEKHREYYSKKFIKYGFKDLHMKIILNDHNSNDLLENYIEDLKELEKKNSNLMKNKSFTIEKKDSNSQAAFSRPQKKSNLGFKKKLETEPPTYKNLDDLENNVPNIIIHAQVLKKEAKISKAGRYYVNLVLTDNVSSIFANFFAKNEEPTLFNDFNDEQMQSDFYLKHKDDLVKVGDWLAFSGDMRYSDFRRENVFYISNFIKIDEKVETHNRFDNAKEKRVELHTHTKMSTLDGVSSAKDYIETIANWGHKAIAITDHLNVQAFPEAYESLKKVNSKLDEDKKIKLIYGSHLNLLNDEIWYVKNSLSEKIDESRFVVFDLETTGLSPEEDEIIEFGAVVVDYKTGIKERHDILIKPKQSLSRFTTELTNITNEMLSDKKSIEEEFANIYNIISNGILVAHNANFDIGFLQSYCRKLGYPPLENGMLDTLTLSRVILPELKAHRLGVVAKKLGIFYDDSIAHRGDYDAEILMNVLEHLLQHIRKTNTVKTFDDLNNLAPKDMHDNLNFKRNKGHHITVLSKNQKGLKELYELISVSHVEDFFNSPKILKSHLLEKYTSGNLILGASCLDSEIFDQVMTGSYETVKNNLKNYDYIELQPLSACQHLWQRSDVTKERFQFFVKKLIALAKEENVKVVASSDAHYTEPSLAKIREVYINTKGLGGVPHPLFDYRGRIKDYPENYLRTTEEMLEEFSWLDDEKLIKEIVIENSNYIADQIDKDIIPIKSGSYRPIIENVDELLRDECYKNAHKIYGDVLPQIVEKRLEKELDSIIKHGFAVVYWISHKLVERSLNEGYLVGSRGSVGSSFVATTAKITEVNPLKAHYICDQCKYSNFDTPHGFKCGYDLPEKNCPNCNALLRGDGHDIPFETFLGFDGDKVPDIDLNFSSEYQPKAHNFTKEMFGEHNVFRAGTISTVADKTAYGYVKGYFEKKYGIDNLPRSVEIERIADLATGVKRTTGQHPGGIIILPKEYSIEDFTPVNYPADDSSSTWLTTHFDFHSIHDNLLKMDILGHVDPTALRMLKDLTGVDPIKISISDKKVYSLFSSPLELGIEPNQIQNEQTGVIGIPEFGTQFVRGMLKETKPKNFADLVQISGLSHGTDVWLNNAQKLIREGTANISTVIGCRDDIMVYLISMNLPSKEAFNIMESVRKGKGLTTENIKLLKDHDVPQWYIDSCLKIKYMFPKAHATAYVLMAYRIAWYKVYYPAEYYATFFSTRIDAMDLIKICAGFDAIKLHMQEIETKIAQNNPVTPKEKSLITTYEVALEMYARGIKMENIDFNLSAALNYTVKLNEDGIKSIIPPFGSIDSLGEALANSIVKARQEKPISSINDLKNRTQVTQTQMKLFEQMGVLSALSNDEQLTFNF, encoded by the coding sequence ATGGATGAATTATTGAAAGTAGTATTTAAAAATTATGATCTATCGCTTACACCTGATGAAGAAAAATATTTTCATTTTGCAACAATTGCAGAACCTTATTTTTCTAAAACAAAAAATAAACTTGTCTTTATATTTAATGTTAAAAATTTTTTGCCAATTGAATTAATTGGAAAATTGGAAAATTCATTTAAATCAAATTCAAAAATTCCAGCTTCAATAAAAATTAATGTTGAAAATAACAATAATCTAACTGAAGATATCTTATGAAATTTTATGATTTATATTAAAGAAAAAAAAGCTGAAGTTAAAGATGGTTTTGTACAATTATTAAATAGAAATTCTTTTGTATATGATGAAAATAATAAATTAATATTAATTAGTACAAAAAATAAAACCGTTAATGATTTTTTAGAAAAACATAGAGAATATTATTCAAAAAAATTTATTAAATATGGTTTTAAAGATTTGCATATGAAAATTATTTTGAATGATCATAATTCAAATGATTTGTTGGAAAATTATATAGAAGATTTAAAAGAACTTGAAAAGAAAAATTCGAATCTTATGAAAAATAAATCTTTTACAATTGAAAAAAAAGATAGCAATTCACAGGCAGCATTTTCTAGACCACAAAAAAAAAGTAATTTAGGATTCAAAAAAAAATTAGAAACAGAACCACCAACTTATAAAAATTTAGATGATTTAGAAAATAACGTTCCAAACATTATTATCCATGCGCAAGTATTAAAAAAAGAAGCAAAAATTTCAAAAGCAGGAAGATATTATGTTAATTTAGTTTTGACAGATAATGTATCTTCTATCTTTGCAAATTTTTTTGCAAAAAATGAAGAGCCAACTTTATTTAATGATTTTAATGATGAACAAATGCAAAGTGATTTTTATTTGAAACACAAAGATGATTTAGTTAAAGTTGGAGATTGATTAGCTTTTTCTGGAGACATGCGCTATTCTGATTTTAGACGCGAAAATGTTTTTTATATTTCTAATTTTATAAAAATAGATGAAAAAGTTGAAACACATAATCGTTTTGATAATGCAAAAGAAAAAAGAGTTGAATTACATACGCACACAAAAATGTCAACACTAGATGGTGTAAGTAGTGCAAAAGATTATATAGAAACAATTGCAAATTGAGGTCATAAAGCAATAGCAATAACTGATCATTTAAATGTACAAGCTTTTCCGGAAGCATATGAGTCTTTGAAAAAAGTAAATTCAAAACTTGATGAAGATAAAAAAATTAAATTAATATATGGCTCGCATTTAAATTTATTAAATGACGAAATTTGATATGTTAAAAATTCTTTATCAGAAAAAATAGATGAATCAAGATTTGTTGTTTTCGATTTAGAAACAACAGGATTATCTCCAGAAGAAGATGAAATAATAGAATTTGGAGCTGTTGTTGTAGATTATAAAACAGGTATTAAAGAAAGACACGATATCTTAATAAAACCAAAACAAAGTCTAAGTAGATTCACAACAGAATTAACAAATATAACAAATGAAATGTTGAGTGACAAAAAAAGCATTGAAGAAGAATTTGCAAATATTTACAATATTATTAGTAATGGAATTTTGGTAGCTCATAACGCAAATTTTGATATAGGGTTTTTACAATCATATTGTAGAAAACTTGGTTATCCACCACTTGAAAATGGAATGTTAGATACTCTAACTTTATCACGTGTTATTTTACCAGAACTAAAAGCGCATCGACTTGGTGTTGTTGCAAAAAAATTAGGTATTTTTTATGATGATTCAATTGCTCACCGTGGTGATTATGACGCTGAAATTTTAATGAATGTATTAGAACATTTATTGCAACATATAAGAAAAACAAATACAGTTAAAACTTTTGATGATTTAAATAATTTAGCACCAAAAGATATGCATGATAACCTTAATTTTAAACGTAATAAGGGTCATCATATCACTGTGTTGTCTAAAAACCAAAAAGGTTTAAAAGAACTTTATGAATTAATTTCAGTTTCACATGTTGAAGATTTTTTTAATTCACCAAAAATTCTAAAATCACACTTACTAGAAAAATACACATCTGGAAATTTAATACTAGGTGCAAGTTGTCTTGATTCAGAAATTTTTGATCAAGTTATGACGGGATCATATGAGACTGTTAAAAATAATTTAAAAAATTATGATTACATTGAATTGCAACCACTTAGCGCATGTCAGCATTTATGACAGCGTTCAGATGTAACAAAAGAGAGATTTCAATTTTTTGTAAAAAAATTAATTGCACTTGCAAAAGAGGAAAATGTAAAAGTAGTTGCATCATCTGATGCACATTACACTGAACCATCGTTGGCAAAAATAAGAGAAGTGTATATTAATACAAAAGGACTTGGCGGAGTTCCTCATCCATTATTTGATTATCGTGGGCGAATAAAAGATTATCCAGAAAATTATTTACGTACAACAGAAGAAATGTTAGAAGAATTTTCATGATTAGATGACGAAAAATTAATTAAAGAAATTGTTATTGAAAATTCAAATTATATTGCTGATCAAATTGATAAAGACATAATTCCAATTAAATCAGGTTCATATCGACCAATTATTGAAAATGTAGATGAATTGCTTCGTGATGAATGCTATAAAAATGCACACAAAATATATGGTGATGTTTTACCACAAATTGTAGAAAAAAGATTAGAAAAAGAATTAGATTCAATTATTAAACATGGTTTTGCAGTTGTTTATTGAATATCGCATAAATTAGTTGAACGTTCATTAAATGAAGGTTATTTAGTTGGTTCCCGAGGTTCTGTTGGTTCATCTTTTGTGGCAACAACTGCAAAAATTACGGAAGTCAACCCATTAAAAGCACATTATATTTGTGATCAATGTAAATATTCAAATTTTGATACTCCACATGGATTTAAATGTGGGTATGATTTACCAGAAAAAAATTGTCCAAATTGTAATGCATTATTGCGAGGTGATGGACATGATATTCCCTTTGAAACTTTTTTAGGTTTTGATGGCGATAAAGTCCCAGATATAGATTTAAACTTTTCTAGTGAATATCAACCAAAAGCGCATAATTTTACTAAAGAAATGTTTGGTGAACATAATGTTTTTAGAGCTGGAACAATTTCTACAGTGGCAGATAAAACTGCCTATGGTTATGTAAAAGGATATTTTGAAAAAAAATATGGAATTGACAATTTACCACGATCTGTTGAAATAGAACGAATTGCTGATTTGGCAACAGGAGTTAAAAGAACAACAGGACAACATCCGGGTGGAATAATTATTTTACCAAAAGAATATTCTATTGAGGATTTCACTCCAGTAAATTATCCAGCAGATGATAGTTCATCTACATGATTAACTACACATTTTGATTTTCATTCTATACATGATAATTTATTGAAAATGGATATTTTAGGTCATGTTGATCCAACTGCACTTAGAATGTTAAAAGATCTTACAGGTGTTGATCCAATCAAAATTTCAATATCAGATAAAAAAGTATATTCATTATTTTCATCACCACTTGAATTAGGAATAGAACCAAATCAAATTCAAAATGAACAAACAGGAGTAATAGGTATTCCGGAATTTGGTACACAATTTGTTAGAGGGATGTTAAAAGAAACTAAACCAAAAAATTTTGCAGACCTTGTTCAAATTTCTGGTCTATCGCATGGGACAGACGTTTGATTAAATAATGCTCAAAAACTTATTCGTGAAGGAACTGCAAATATTTCTACTGTAATTGGTTGTCGTGATGATATTATGGTTTATTTAATTTCAATGAATTTGCCATCAAAAGAAGCATTTAATATTATGGAATCTGTTCGTAAAGGAAAAGGTTTGACTACTGAAAATATTAAATTATTAAAAGACCATGATGTACCACAATGATACATTGATTCTTGTTTAAAAATTAAATATATGTTTCCAAAAGCACATGCTACCGCATACGTTTTAATGGCATATCGAATTGCTTGATACAAAGTTTATTATCCAGCAGAATATTATGCAACATTTTTTTCAACTAGAATAGATGCAATGGATTTAATCAAAATTTGTGCAGGATTTGATGCTATTAAATTACATATGCAAGAAATAGAAACTAAAATAGCACAAAATAATCCTGTGACACCAAAAGAAAAATCACTAATTACAACATATGAAGTTGCCTTAGAAATGTATGCACGTGGAATTAAAATGGAAAATATTGATTTTAATTTATCTGCAGCTTTGAATTATACTGTTAAATTAAATGAAGATGGTATAAAATCAATAATTCCTCCCTTTGGTTCAATTGATTCACTGGGTGAAGCTTTGGCAAATTCAATTGTTAAGGCAAGACAAGAAAAACCAATATCATCAATAAATGATTTAAAAAATAGAACACAAGTGACTCAAACACAAATGAAATTATTTGAACAAATGGGTGTTTTAAGTGCATTATCAAATGATGAACAATTAACATTTAATTTTTAA
- the dxr gene encoding 1-deoxy-D-xylulose-5-phosphate reductoisomerase: protein MKKKVIIFGASGSIGTQCIEILNQFETEFEIIAVSVFENQEFLKNFLDTNNDIKFAFTNKNFVYENNFSNIKFWNENIIKNIPQEIEFDLAINAISGFAGFEISLWILNKNKTLLLANKESLVVGGHLIKELLKQNKEARLYPIDSEHAAIWQCLDKENKIEKILLTASGGNFIDKTIDQLNEINYEDAFKHPNWKMGAEITINSSTMFNKALEIIEAYHLFNTTDIDVLIHKQSIIHSMVQFSDKSIIAQLSKPDMKQVINYFLHYPKRKNYNQASQLDFDKLINLTLQNIDVKRFKPISFAKQCLTENNSSAISLNAANEIAVQAFIDKKILFKDITNIVEKIFLLTKPKKITDFKSILEFDLLIREQTKKIIIDKEW from the coding sequence ATGAAAAAAAAGGTGATCATTTTTGGTGCATCAGGTTCTATTGGAACGCAATGTATTGAAATATTAAATCAATTTGAAACTGAATTTGAAATTATTGCTGTCAGTGTTTTTGAAAATCAAGAATTTTTAAAAAACTTTTTGGACACTAATAATGATATTAAATTTGCTTTTACAAATAAAAATTTTGTCTATGAAAATAATTTTTCAAATATAAAATTTTGAAATGAAAACATTATTAAAAATATTCCACAAGAAATAGAATTTGATTTGGCTATTAATGCAATTTCTGGTTTTGCCGGTTTTGAAATTAGTCTATGAATTTTAAATAAAAATAAAACTTTATTGCTTGCAAATAAAGAATCACTTGTTGTGGGTGGACATTTAATAAAAGAACTTTTAAAACAAAATAAAGAAGCAAGATTATATCCAATTGACTCGGAGCATGCAGCAATTTGACAATGTTTAGATAAAGAAAATAAAATTGAAAAAATTCTTTTAACAGCTTCTGGTGGAAATTTTATTGACAAAACAATTGATCAATTAAATGAAATAAATTATGAGGATGCATTTAAACATCCGAATTGAAAAATGGGCGCAGAAATTACAATAAATTCTTCAACTATGTTTAATAAGGCATTAGAAATTATAGAAGCATATCATTTGTTTAACACAACAGATATAGATGTTTTAATTCATAAGCAATCTATTATTCATTCAATGGTCCAATTTTCTGATAAATCAATAATAGCTCAATTATCAAAACCGGATATGAAACAAGTTATAAATTATTTTTTACATTATCCAAAACGTAAAAATTATAATCAAGCTAGTCAATTGGATTTTGACAAATTAATTAATCTTACATTACAAAATATAGATGTTAAAAGATTTAAACCAATTTCATTTGCAAAACAATGTCTAACTGAAAATAATTCTTCTGCAATTAGTTTGAATGCAGCGAACGAAATAGCTGTTCAAGCATTTATTGACAAAAAAATTTTATTTAAAGATATTACAAATATTGTTGAAAAAATTTTTTTATTAACAAAACCAAAAAAAATTACAGACTTTAAATCAATTTTAGAATTTGATTTATTGATAAGAGAGCAAACAAAGAAAATAATTATTGATAAGGAGTGATAA
- a CDS encoding phosphatidate cytidylyltransferase: MKKTKNDSLQTNENEDFNNNIQNTLENNDSDSNVGRNRFKIKEVQHTLKVRTLSAVVLLILLFSYVASGAIYTDGIVQNLKTPLLEIAAYVSIVMSMFLVSISTYELNHSFDFRKPWIQVLSIVIANIWFLFPTSLAMSSYHPYNYLELDKWFQWWMPVILAIVILAIYLLIAWYVNKQKIIDGFFLVVLVFVIVFAYKGFSNTELELVIPNNSSSPYDARHWKYGFNTILWAWLIIIFTDTFAYFGGMTFGKHKMAPVVSPKKTWEGTIIGVTTSTIAGSLFAILLLVFPLPNDALSHTPWSVPIKAFRSNSGVVATCLIYVVFSQIFAVVGVLGDLLFSLIKRYKKLKDYSNLIPGHGGVLDRMDSFTLVFFAMFFIELVIK, from the coding sequence ATGAAAAAAACTAAAAATGATTCATTACAAACAAATGAAAATGAAGATTTCAATAATAATATTCAAAATACTCTTGAAAATAATGATTCTGACTCCAATGTTGGTAGAAATAGATTTAAAATAAAAGAAGTTCAACACACATTAAAAGTTAGAACATTATCAGCTGTGGTTTTATTGATTTTATTATTTTCGTATGTTGCATCTGGCGCAATTTATACAGATGGTATTGTCCAAAATTTAAAAACACCGTTATTAGAAATTGCTGCATATGTATCAATTGTTATGTCAATGTTTTTAGTTTCAATATCAACATATGAATTAAATCATAGTTTTGATTTTAGAAAACCTTGAATTCAAGTATTATCTATTGTTATTGCAAATATTTGATTTTTATTCCCAACTTCTTTAGCTATGTCTAGTTATCATCCTTATAATTATCTTGAATTAGATAAATGATTTCAATGATGAATGCCAGTAATTTTAGCAATTGTAATTTTAGCGATTTATTTATTAATTGCATGATATGTTAATAAACAAAAAATTATTGATGGATTTTTTTTAGTTGTCTTAGTTTTTGTCATTGTCTTTGCTTATAAAGGATTTTCAAACACTGAACTGGAACTTGTCATACCAAATAATAGTTCTAGTCCATATGATGCAAGACATTGAAAATATGGATTTAATACAATTTTATGAGCATGATTAATAATAATTTTTACAGATACATTTGCTTATTTTGGAGGAATGACTTTTGGTAAACATAAAATGGCTCCGGTTGTTTCACCTAAAAAAACTTGAGAGGGAACAATAATTGGTGTTACCACATCAACTATTGCTGGATCATTATTTGCAATTCTACTTTTAGTATTTCCGTTACCAAACGATGCACTTTCTCATACTCCGTGATCAGTACCAATAAAAGCTTTTAGATCAAATTCTGGTGTTGTTGCAACTTGTTTAATTTATGTTGTATTCTCACAAATTTTTGCAGTCGTAGGAGTTTTGGGTGATTTATTATTTTCTTTAATTAAACGTTATAAAAAACTTAAAGATTATTCTAATTTAATTCCTGGACATGGAGGAGTTTTAGATAGAATGGATTCCTTTACATTAGTTTTTTTTGCAATGTTTTTTATTGAACTGGTAATTAAATAA
- a CDS encoding site-2 protease family protein has translation MSAGMIVLAFFIGVILLFILITLHELGHFVIAKISKAYVYEFAIGFGPRIITWKGKETWVSIRIFPLGGFCSIASDKVDPPLGREEEDEKIPSERKMDYIARWKKTFFIIGGPLINFFVALFLITTIFSITKHKTDDMSFFGATYGQNQIVYNLIDDTIKNSNPNSTDQINQQYVIWGWEVIQTIYNSQATKDEQQSNANKIDRGGVRQDSEKVLWNNIETNNEDVFALNDNFEMINKISSTKAATYEKTVYNFINNLGFKLEEQDSNIYNTQIRFMIKHINKYDGIVDSEYDYQNKKRDFFITEWSSYYDPNEVQTNYKTEFRENNSVGIAAPTRYFSSSLNAYGYGWKDTFMQSVSILKSFGLVFTGKFNMLAGPVGVASQTAMKIQSAEKFFLYVAEISANLFILNMIFIPPLDGYRFIENIIEMIIRKELPHKVKIVLYSAGAILFALVFIGVTIKDLFL, from the coding sequence ATGAGTGCTGGAATGATTGTTTTAGCTTTTTTTATTGGAGTTATTTTACTTTTTATTTTAATCACATTACATGAACTTGGACATTTCGTTATTGCAAAAATTTCTAAAGCATATGTTTATGAATTTGCAATTGGATTTGGCCCTAGAATAATTACTTGAAAAGGAAAGGAAACTTGAGTTTCAATTAGAATTTTTCCATTAGGTGGTTTTTGTTCTATCGCATCAGATAAAGTTGATCCTCCATTAGGACGAGAAGAGGAAGATGAAAAAATTCCAAGTGAAAGAAAAATGGATTACATTGCAAGATGAAAAAAAACATTTTTTATAATTGGTGGACCTTTAATTAATTTTTTTGTAGCTTTATTTTTAATCACAACTATTTTTTCAATTACAAAACACAAAACTGATGACATGTCATTTTTTGGTGCAACATATGGGCAAAATCAAATTGTTTACAATTTGATTGATGATACAATTAAAAATTCAAACCCAAATTCAACAGACCAAATTAATCAACAATACGTTATTTGAGGTTGAGAAGTAATTCAAACAATTTATAACAGTCAAGCGACAAAAGATGAACAACAAAGTAATGCAAATAAAATTGATAGGGGGGGTGTTCGTCAAGACAGCGAAAAAGTTTTATGAAATAATATTGAAACAAATAATGAAGATGTTTTTGCCTTGAATGATAATTTCGAAATGATTAATAAAATTTCATCAACTAAAGCAGCAACTTATGAAAAAACTGTTTACAATTTTATAAATAATTTAGGTTTTAAATTAGAAGAACAAGATTCAAATATTTATAATACTCAAATAAGATTTATGATTAAACATATAAATAAATACGATGGTATTGTCGATAGTGAATATGATTATCAAAATAAAAAAAGAGACTTCTTCATTACAGAATGATCTTCATATTATGATCCAAATGAAGTACAAACAAATTATAAAACAGAATTTAGAGAAAACAATTCTGTTGGAATAGCTGCGCCAACAAGATATTTTAGTTCCTCACTAAATGCATATGGTTATGGCTGAAAAGATACTTTCATGCAATCTGTTTCAATTTTGAAATCTTTTGGATTAGTTTTCACTGGAAAATTTAATATGCTTGCAGGACCAGTTGGAGTTGCCTCTCAAACAGCAATGAAAATTCAATCTGCAGAAAAATTCTTTTTATATGTAGCTGAAATTTCAGCAAATTTATTTATTCTTAATATGATTTTTATTCCACCACTAGATGGCTACAGATTTATTGAAAATATTATTGAAATGATAATAAGAAAAGAATTACCACATAAAGTTAAAATTGTTTTATATTCTGCTGGTGCAATATTGTTTGCATTAGTCTTTATTGGTGTAACAATTAAAGATTTATTTTTATAA